One window of the Rosa rugosa chromosome 3, drRosRugo1.1, whole genome shotgun sequence genome contains the following:
- the LOC133738181 gene encoding bifunctional TH2 protein, mitochondrial-like, producing the protein MVDEAGLARRLWIKFKDDSVFALYTPFFVGLASATLDSHTFRHFVAQDLHFLKAFAQAYELAEDCADDDDDKAGIRALRKRVLQRLQLHDKLIRDWGIEVPDEGVSNDAATKYTDFLLATASGKVEGGRVPGKIATPFEKTKLAAYTLAAVAPFMRLYAYISNEIQGILDPDDNSHIYRRWIDSFSSKDFEATALQNEEMLDKLSVSLTGEELEILEKLYHQAMKLEVDFIINSGLPIPQKDVVPLSRVHDFTDCHLTILCDFDLACTTFDSSAILAEIAIRTVPKAETYGSETQLVRLSSADLKSTWDILSTQYTEEFEKCVETIVTSKKVQGFHYEDLCSALEQLAEFERQANERVVQSGVLKGLNLDDIKRAGQALILQDGCRSFFQKIVKYENLKSDVHVLSYCWCSDLIVSAFSSGDLNALSVHSNELAYDESVTTGEIIKKLESPMEKLQAFTGILKGPCRSSEDEHKQLTVYIGGSVGDFLCLLQADIGIVIGSSSCLRRLGDHFGVSFVPLFSGLVKRQRQLAADEEGSSQWKPLSGTLYTVSSWAEIHAFILGT; encoded by the exons atgGTGGACGAAGCAGGCCTCGCTCGTCGGCTCTGGATCAAGTTCAAAGACGACTCCGTCTTCGCTCTCTACACTCCCTTCTTCGTCGGCCTCGCCTCCGCCACTCTCGACTCTCACACCTTCCGCCATTTCGTCGCTCAGGACCTCCATTTCCTCAAAGCCTTTGCTCAAGC gtacGAATTGGCGGAGGATTGcgccgacgacgacgacgacaagGCCGGCATACGCGCTTTGAGGAAGCGCGTTCTCCAGAGGCTTCAATTGCACGATAAACTAATCCGA GATTGGGGAATTGAAGTCCCAGATGAGGGTGTTTCTAATGATGCAGCAACCAAATACACAGATTTCTTGCTTGCAACAGCATCAGGGAAAGTTGAAGGAGGAAGAGTTCCGGGTAAAATTGCTACACCATTTGAAAAGACAAAACTTGCTGCTTATACACTTGCTGCTGTGGCTCCTTTTATGAGACTCTATGCGTATATTAGCAATGAGATTCAGGGTATTCTGGATCCTGATGATAATAGTCACATCTATAGAAGGTGGATAGACAGTTTCTCGTCTAAAGATTTTGAG GCAACAGCTCTACAAAATGAAGAGATGCTAGATAAACTTAGTGTCTCTTTGACTGGAGAGGAGCTTGAGATTTTAGAGAAGCTATATCATCAAGCTATGAAACTTGAAGTAGATTTCATCATTAATAGCGGACTGCCAATTCCTCAGAAAGATGTAGTCCCTTTGTCTCGGGTGCATGACTTTACCGACTGCCATCTTACCATACTTTGCGACTTTGACTTGGCATGCACTACTTTCGATTCCTCTGCCATATTAGCAGAGATTGCCATCAGAACAGTACCAAAGGCTGAAACTTATGGATCTGAAACCCAACTTGTCCGGTTGTCTTCAGCAGACTTAAAGAGCACATGGGATATTCTTTCCACCCAATATACAGAAGAGTTTGAAAAATGTGTAGAAACCATCGTGACCAGCAAGAAAG TGCAAGGATTCCATTATGAAGATCTATGCAGTGCCCTTGAACAACTTGCGGAGTTTGAGAGACAGGCAAATGAAAGGGTGGTTCAGTCAGGAGTGCTAAAGGGTTTAAATCTAGATGATATAAAACGGGCTGGCCAGGCTCTTATTCTTCAGGATGGTTGTAGAAGCTTCTTTCAGAAGATTGTGAAATATGAAAACCTTAAAAGCGATGTTCATGTACTTTCATACTGCTGGTGTAGTGACCTCATTGTATCAGCTTTTTCTTCAG GAGATCTAAATGCCTTGAGTGTACACTCAAACGAATTGGCTTATGATGAATCGGTTACCACTGGGGAAATTATTAAGAAATTGGAGTCTCCAATGGAAAAGCTTCAAGCTTTCACTGGCATCCTAAAGGGTCCCTGCAGGAGTAGTGAAGACGAGCACAAGCAATTGACAGTTTACATTGGAGGATCAGTTGGTGACTTTCTTTGCCTCCTTCAAGCAGATATTGGTATTGTAATCGGCTCAAGTTCATGCCTAAGGAGACTAGGTGATCATTTTGGTGTTTCTTTTGTCCCATTGTTCTCTGGCTTGGTGAAGAGGCAGAGACAACTTGCTGCCGATGAAGAAGGTTCCTCTCAATGGAAGCCACTGTCTGGCACTCTGTATACAGTCTCTAGCTGGGCCGAAATACATGCATTCATTTTAGGTACATAA
- the LOC133741275 gene encoding MDIS1-interacting receptor like kinase 1 gives MKILLIFFFFYCSIGFASYGSAAVANNDEASALLSLKAGLLDPLESLKDWKVQSGHCNWTGVWCNSQGHVEKLDLSHMNLSGSVSGDIQWLKSLTSLNLCCSAFSSSLPKSMSNLTALKSLDVSQNSFVGDFPVGLGRADGLSYLNASSNNFSGFLPEDLGNATMLETLDLRGSFFEGEIPKSFRKLQKLKFLGLSGNNLTGQIPSELGELLSLESIILGYNEFQGGIPLEFGNLTNLKYLDLAVGNLSGEIPTELGKLKLLETVFLYKNNFEGRIPPQIGSIPSLQLLDLSDNKLSGEIPAEIGELKNLQLLNLMCNKLSGSVPLGLGNLTQLVVLELWNNSLSGSLPSDLGKNAPLVWLDISSNSFSGEIPATLCNKGNLTKLILFNNAFTGSIPVGLSTCASLVRVRMQNNLLSGTIPVGLGKLGRLQRLELANNNLTGAIPDDISSSTSISFIDLSRNHLHSSVPSTILSAPSLQTFMASNNFLVGELPDQFQDCPSLSVLDLSSNSFSGTIPASIASCERLVNLNLANNQLTGEIPKSIAMMPTLSILDLSNNSLTGGIPENFGISPALETLNVSYNKLEGAVPANGVLRTINPSDLVGNAGLCGGVLPPCARNPALESRHRSLHTKNIIAGWVIGISSALAVGIALFGARSLYKRWYSNGSCFEDRFDVGNGEWPWRLMAFQRLGFTSADILACVKESNVIGMGATGIVYKAEITRSNTVVAVKKLWRPATDVETGSSGDLVGEVNLLGKLRHRNIVRLLGFLNNDTNLMIIYEFMSNGSLGEALHGKQAARLLVDWVTRYNIAVGVAQGLAYLHHDCHPPVIHRDIKSNNILLDANLEARIADFGLARMMVRTNETVSMVAGSYGYIAPEYGYTLKVDEKIDIYSYGVVLLELLTGKRPLDPEFGESVDIVEWIRRKIRDNKCLEEVLDPSVGNCKHVQEEMLLVLRIALVCTTKLPKDRPSMRDVISMLGEAKPRRKSSSNNNDAYATNKDQPVFSTSPVNGLL, from the exons ATGAAGATTTtgctcatcttcttcttcttttactgTTCCATTGGTTTTGCTTCTTATGGTTCTGCTGCTGTGGCTAACAATGATGAAGCATCTGCCTTGCTTTCACTAAAAGCAGGTCTGCTTGATCCATTGGAGAGTCTTAAGGATTGGAAAGTCCAATCTGGTCACTGTAACTGGACTGGTGTATGGTGCAATAGTCAGGGTCACGTCGAGAAGCTTGATCTCTCCCACATGAATCTCAGTGGTTCAGTCTCAGGTGACATCCAATGGCTCAAAAGTCTCACTAGTCTCAACTTGTGCTGCAGTGCATTCTCTTCATCATTGCCAAAATCCATGTCGAATCTCACAGCACTGAAGAGCCTTGATGTCAGCCAGAATTCCTTTGTTGGTGATTTTCCAGTGGGACTCGGAAGGGCGGATGGCTTGTCATATCTGAATGCTTCCAGCAACAACTTCTCGGGTTTTCTGCCCGAGGATCTTGGCAATGCCACAATGCTCGAGACTCTGGATCTTCGAGGGAGCTTCTTTGAAGGGGAGATTCCGAAGTCCTTCAGGAAGTTGCAGAAGCTGAAGTTTCTTGGCCTCTCTGGGAATAATCTCACAGGTCAAATCCCATCAGAGCTTGGGGAACTTTTGTCATTGGAGAGCATCATTCTTGGGTACAATGAATTTCAAGGTGGGATTCCATTGGAATTTGGAAATCTCACCAACTTGAAGTATCTTGACTTGGCAGTTGGCAATCTTAGTGGTGAGATTCCAACTGAGTTGGGGAAGCTGAAGCTACTAGAGACAGTGTTCTTGTACAAGAACAACTTTGAAGGTAGAATCCCACCTCAAATCGGCAGCATTCCTTCGTTGCAGCTGCTTGATCTCTCCGATAACAAGTTATCAGGTGAAATCCCAGCTGAGATAGGTGAGCTGAAGAATCTGCAGCTTCTAAATCTCATGTGCAATAAGTTGTcaggttcagtaccattgggACTTGGAAACTTGACTCAGTTAGTGGTTCTTGAGCTGTGGAACAATTCTTTATCAGGCTCTTTACCAAGTGATCTTGGTAAAAATGCTCCATTGGTGTGGTTGGATATATCATCCAACTCATTCTCCGGTGAGATTCCAGCGACATTGTGCAATAAAGGCAATCTCACCAAGCTCATCCTCTTCAACAATGCCTTCACAGGTTCAATTCCAGTTGGCTTGTCAACCTGTGCTTCACTTGTTCGTGTCCGAATGCAGAACAATCTTCTTTCAGGGACAATCCCAGTTGGTCTCGGCAAGCTTGGGAGGCTTCAAAGGTTAGAATTGGCTAACAACAATCTCACTGGTGCAATCCCAGATGACATTTCTTCTTCTACTTCAATTTCTTTCATTGATCTCTCTCGAAACCACCTCCATTCTTCTGTTCCTTCAACAATTCTCTCTGCTCCAAGTTTGCAAACCTTCATGGCCTCGAATAATTTCTTAGTAGGAGAGCTTCCAGACCAGTTCCAGGACTGTCCTTCACTTTCTGTGCTTGATCTTTCATCAAACAGTTTCTCTGGAACCATTCCAGCAAGCATTGCTTCATGTGAGAGATTGGTGAATTTGAATCTTGCCAACAACCAATTAACTGGTGAAATCCCAAAGTCAATTGCCATGATGCCCACATTGTCCATTTTGGACTTGTCCAACAACTCTCTCACTGGTGGAATACCAGAAAATTTCGGAATCTCTCCAGCCTTGGAAACTCTCAATGTCTCATACAACAAGCTAGAGGGTGCTGTCCCGGCAAATGGTGTGCTTAGAACAATAAACCCGAGTGATCTTGTAGGCAATGCTGGTCTCTGCGGTGGTGTCCTCCCTCCTTGTGCCCGAAATCCAGCATTGGAATCGAGGCATAGGAGCTTGCACACTAAGAATATTATTGCAGGATGGGTGATTGGCATTTCATCAGCTTTAGCAGTTGGAATTGCACTTTTTGGTGCAAGGTCTCTTTACAAGAGGTGGTATTCGAATGGAAGTTGCTTCGAAGATAGATTCGATGTGGGAAATGGAGAATGGCCATGGAGATTAATGGCATTCCAGAGGCTTGGTTTCACAAGTGCTGACATTTTGGCTTGTGTGAAGGAATCAAATGTGATTGGAATGGGAGCTACTGGCATTGTCTATAAGGCTGAGATAACAAGATCAAACACAGTTGTTGCAGTTAAGAAGTTGTGGAGACCAGCAACAGATGTTGAAACTGGAAGCAGTGGTGATCTAGTGGGGGAAGTGAATCTCTTGGGGAAGCTAAGGCATCGAAACATTGTTCGGTTACTAGGATTTCTGAACAATGATACCAATTTGATGATTATATATGAGTTTATGAGCAATGGCAGCCTTGGAGAAGCCCTTCATGGCAAGCAAGCTGCAAGGTTGCTTGTAGATTGGGTTACAAGATATAACATAGCAGTCGGAGTTGCGCAAGGTCTTGCTTATCTCCACCATGATTGTCACCCACCAGTCATTCATAGAGACATCAAGTCCAATAACATACTACTCGATGCAAACCTTGAGGCTAGGATTGCAGATTTCGGGTTGGCAAGGATGATGGTCCGAACAAATGAGACAGTTTCCATGGTGGCTGGTTCATACGGCTACATTGCCCCTG AATATGGATACACATTGAAGGTTGATGAGAAGATTGACATCTACAGCTATGGTGTGGTTCTATTGGAGCTTCTAACAGGAAAGAGGCCATTAGACCCTGAGTTTGGAGAGTCGGTAGACATCGTGGAATGGATTCGAAGGAAGATTAGGGACAACAAATGTTTAGAAGAAGTATTAGACCCCAGTGTAGGAAATTGCAAGCATGTTCAAGAAGAGATGCTCTTAGTCCTTAGAATAGCACTTGTTTGCACTACCAAGCTTCCCAAGGACAGACCCTCCATGAGAGATGTCATATCCATGCTTGGAGAGGCTAAGCCTCGACGGAAAAGCAGTAGCAACAACAATGATGCATATGCAACTAACAAAGACCAGCCAGTCTTTAGTACCTCACCTGTAAATGGTCTTCTATAG